The following is a genomic window from Mycobacterium parmense.
AGGTCTTCGACATCACCGGCATCGAAGCCCTCAACGACGGCAAGACGCCGAAGACGGTCCACGTCAAGGCCGTCAAGGAGGGCGGCGACCCGATCGAGTTCGACGCCGTGGTGCGCATCGACACCCCGGGCGAAGCCAGCTACTACCGCAACGGCGGCATCTTGCAGTACGTCCTGCGCAACATGCTGAAGTCGTAGCCCCGGCCGACCGACTCCCTGGTCATGCCAAAAGTCAGCCAGGACCATCTGGCGGCCCGTCGTCGCCAGATCCTGGACGGCGCACGCCGGTGCTTCGCCCAATACGGTTACGACAAGGCGACGGTGCGCCGGCTCGAACAGGCGATCGGGATGTCGCGCGGAGCGATCTTTCACCACTTCCGCGACAAAGACGCGCTGTTCTTCGCGTTGGCGCACGAGGACGCCGAGCGGATGGCCGACGTGGCGTCGCGCGAGGGCCTGATCCAGGTGATGCGCGACATGCTCGCCGCGCCGGACCAATTCGACTGGCTGGCAACAAGGCTGGAGATCGCGCGCAAGCTCCGCAACGACCCTGCCTTCAGCCGTGGCTGGGCGGAACGCTCCGCGGAGCTGGCCGCGGCGACGACCGACCGGCTGCGCCGGCAGAAGGAGGCGCAGCGGGTGCGCGACGACGTCCCCGGCGACGTGCTGCAGTGCTACCTGGAGCTGGTCCTCGACGGTTTGGTGGCGCGGCTGGCCTCGGGCGAGGATCCGCAGCGGCTGGCCGCGGTCCTCGACCTGGTGGAGAACTCGGTGCGCCGCAACTAAACACGTCGGCCGGTTTCGCGCTATCCCTAAGCCAACTCGATGAGATCGCGGTATTGCTCGGACCAGAAGTCCTCGGTGCCGTCGGGCAGCAGGACGACGCGCTGCGGGTCGAGCGCCTCGGCCGCGCCGGGGTCGTGCGTCACCAGCACCACCGCGCCCTGGTAGCTGCGCAGCGCGTCGAGCACCTGCTCGCGCGAGGCCGGATCGAGGTTGTTGGTTGGCTCGTCGAGCAGCAGGACGTTCGCCGTCGACGCCACCAGCCCGGCCAGGGCGAGCCTGGTCTTCTCGCCGCCGGACAGCGTGCCCGCCAGTTGGTCGAGCTGCGGCCCGCTGAACATGAACGCGCCGAGCAGGCCGCGCAGATCCTGTTCGCCCGTGTCGGGGGCGGCATGCCGGATGTTGTGCCAGACGCT
Proteins encoded in this region:
- a CDS encoding TetR/AcrR family transcriptional regulator, which codes for MPKVSQDHLAARRRQILDGARRCFAQYGYDKATVRRLEQAIGMSRGAIFHHFRDKDALFFALAHEDAERMADVASREGLIQVMRDMLAAPDQFDWLATRLEIARKLRNDPAFSRGWAERSAELAAATTDRLRRQKEAQRVRDDVPGDVLQCYLELVLDGLVARLASGEDPQRLAAVLDLVENSVRRN